The Penaeus vannamei isolate JL-2024 chromosome 39, ASM4276789v1, whole genome shotgun sequence genome includes the window atatatatgcatataaatatataaataatatatatatatatatatatatatatatatatatatatatatatatatatatatatatatatatatatatatatgtatctctctctctctctctctctctctctctctctctctctctctctctctctctctctctctctttctctctctctctctctctctctctctctctctctctctctctctctctctctctctctctctctctctctctctctctctctctctatatatatatatatatatatatatatatatatatatataaatatatacatttaattgtatgcatatatgtatacgtatttatatatatatatatatatatatatatatatatatatatatatatatatatatatacatatatatatatatatataaatatatatatacatatatatatacatatatatatatatatatatatatatatatatatatatgtatgtatgtatatattaatgtatatatatatatatatacatatatatatatatatacatatatatatacatatatatatgtatgtatgtatatatatatatatatatatatatatatatgtatttatatatgtatatatatatatatatatgtaggtatgtatatatatacatatatatatatatatattgtgtatatatatacatatatataattatatatatatatatgtatatatatatatgtatatatatatatatatatatatatatatatatatatatatatatgtaggtatgtatatatatacatatatatatatattgtgtatatatatacatatatataattatatatatatatatatatatatatatatatatataaatatacatatatatgtatatattcatatatatatattcatacatatacacacacacacacaaacacacacacacacacacactcatatatatatatatatatatatatatatatatatatatatatatatatatatatatataaataaataaataaatatatatatatatatatatatatatatatatatatatatatatatatatatatatatatgcaagtatcatattactatattaataataatagacatatccatatatatacatatatatatatatatatatatatatatatatatatatatataaatgtgtatatatatatatatatataaatatatatatatatatatatatatatatatatatatatatatttatatatatatgtatgtgtatatatatatatatatatatatgtatatatatatatatatatatatacatatatatatatatatacatatatatacatatatatatatatatatatatatatatatatatatatatatatatatatatgtatatatatgtatatatatatatatttatatatatatatatatatatatatatatttgtatgtatatatatatatatatatatatatatatatatatatatatatatgtatataaatatatatattcatatatatattaatatatatatatatattcatacatacatatatatatatatatatatatatatatatatatatatatatatatatatatatatatgcaagtatcatatcattatattaatatgaatagatatatggatatatatatatatatatatatatatatatatatatatatatgtatatatatatatatatatatatatatatatatatatatatatgtatgtatgtatgtatgtatgtatgtatatatatatatatatatatatatatacatatatatatatatatatatatatatatatatatatatatatatatatatatacatatatatatatgtatgtatgtatttatatatatatatatatatatatatacatgtatttatatatatatatatatatatatatatatatatatatatatatatatatatatatgtaggtatgtatatatatacatatatatatatatattgtgtatatatatatacatatatataattatatatatatatatatatatatatatatatatatatatatatatatgtaggtatgtatatatatatatatatatatatgtaggtatgtatatatatacatatatatatatatatatatatatatatatatattgtgtatatatacatatatataattatatatatatatatatatatatatatatatatatatatatatatatatatattcatatatctattcatatatatatattcatatatatacacacacacacacaaacacacacacacacacacacactcatatatatatatatatatatatatatatatatacatatatatatatatatatatatatatacatatacaaaaaaaaaagaaaaaaaaaaaaaaaaatatatatatatatatatatatatatatatatatatatatatatatatatatatatgcaagtatcatattactatattaataataatagacatatccatatatatacatatatatatatatatatatatataaatgtgtatatatatataaataaatatatatatatatatatatatatatatatatatacatatatatatatatatatatatatatatatttatatatatatatatgtatgtgtatatatatatatttatatatatatatacatatatatatatatatatatatatacatatctatatacaaatatatatatatatatatatatatatatatatatatatatatatatatatatatatatatatatatatacatatatatatatatatatatatatataaatacatatatatatatatatatatatatatatttgtatgtatatgtatatatatgtatataaatatatatattcatatatatattcatatatatatatatatattcatacatatatatatatatatatatatatatatatatatatatatatatatatatatatatatatatatatgcaagtatcatatcattatattaatatgaatagatatatggatatatgtacatatatatatatatatatatatatatatatatatgtatatatatatatatatatatatatatatatatatatatatatatatatatatatatatatatatatataagtgtgtgtgtgtgtgtgtgtgtgtgtgtgtgtgtgtgtgtgtgtgtgtgtgtgtgtgtgtgtgtgtgtgtgtgtgtgtgtgtgtgtgtatatatatatatatatatatatatatatatatatatgtatatatatatatatatatatatatatatatatatatatatatatatgtgtgtgtgtctgtgcgtgtgtgcgtgtgtgtgtgtctgtgtgtgtgtgtgtgtatatataaatatatatatatatatatatatatatatatatatatatatatatatatatgtgtgtgtgtgtgtgtgtgtgtgtgtgtgtgtgtgtgtgtgtgtgtgtgtgtgtgtgtttgtgtgtgtgtgtgtgtgtgtgtgtgtgtgtgtatatatatatatatatatatatatatatatatatatatatatatatgtatatatatatatgtatatatatatatctatatttatatatatatgtatgtatatatatatatatatacatatatatatatatgatatatgtatatatatatatatatacacacatatgtgtttacatatatgtatataaatatataaacattatatgtatatatatatatatatatatatatatatatatatacatatatatatatatacatatatacatacatacatatatatatatatgtatatatataaatatatatatgtatatatatatatgtatatatatatatatatatatatatatatgtatatatatatatatatatatatatatatatatatatatatatatatacatgcatatatatatgcatatatatatatatatatatatatatatatatatatatatatatatatatatatatatatacatatatatatatacatgtatatatatatgtttttttttatatatatatttatatatatttgtatacatatacatatatatatacatatatatatatatatatatatatatatatatatatatatatatatgtatatatatatatatatatatatatatatatatatatatatatgcatatatatatgcatatatatatatatatatatatatatatatatatatatatatatatatacatatatatatatatatacatgtatatatatatgtttttttatatatacatatttatatatatttgtatatatatacatatatatatatatatatatatatatatatatatatatatatatatatatatgtatatatatatattatatatatatatatacatatatatatttacacacacagacacacacacacacacacacacatatatatatatatatatatatatatatatatatatatatgcatatatctatatatatacatatgtgtgtatatatatgcatataaatatataaacattatatatatatacatatatatataatacatatatatatatatatatatatatatatatatatagaaagatagaaagatagatagatagatagatagatagatagatagatagatagatagatagatatgtatatatatatatatatatatatatatatatatatatatatatatatacatatatacatatatttctatacatatttgtatatatatatatatataaatatatctatacatacatatatatatatatatatatatatatatatatatatatatatatatatatacatacatatatgaatatatatatatttatatatatatatatatacatatatatatatatatataaatacatatatatatatatacataaatatatacatatatatatacatatatattaatatatatataaatatgtatatatatatatatatatatatatatatatatatatatatatacaaatatgtataaaatatatgtgtgtgtgtgtatatatatatatatatatatatatatatatatatatatatatatatatatatatataaagtatatatatttatatatatatatataaatacatatctgtgtatatatatatatatatatatatatatatatatatatatatatatttatatttaaatatatatatatatacaaatatatatatatatatatatatatatatatatatatatatatatatatatatatatatatatatatacatatatatgaatatatatatacatatatatacatatatatacatatttatatcgatatctatatctatatctatatctatatatatgtatgtataaatatatatatatatatacatatatatatatatatatatatatatatatatatatatatatatacatatatatatgtataaacacacacacacacacacacacacacacacacacacacacacacacacacatatatatatatatatatatatatatatatatatatatatatatatatatatatatatgtatatatatgtatatatagataaatatatatatatatatttatatatatatttatctatatgtatatctatatctatatatatatctatgtataaatatatatatatatatatatatatatatatatatatatatatatatatatatgaacacacatatatatatatatatatatatatatatatatatatatatatatatatatatatatatatatgtatatatatatatatatatatatatatacatatatatatgtatatatatgtaatatatatatatatatatatatatatatatatatatatatatatatatatatatatgcatatatatataaatatatatatatatatatatatatatatatatatatatatatacatatatatacatatatatatgtatatatatatatatatatatatatatatacatatatatatatatattcatatatatatatatattcatatatatatattcttatatatatacatatatatatatacatatttatacatatatatgtaaatgtatatatacatatatatatatatatatatacatatatatatacatatatatatacatatatatatacatatatatatatatatatatatatatatatatgtatgtatgtatgtatgtatgtatgtatgtatgtacatatatatatatatacatatatataaatatatatatatatacaaacatacatatagatatatacatatatatacatacatatatatatacatacatatatatacatatatatgtatgtatgtatatatatatgtatgtatatatatatgtatatatatatatatatatatatatatatatacatgtaggtatgtatatatatacatatatatatatatatatatatattgtgtatatatatatacatatatataattatatatatatatatgtatatatatatatatatatatatatatatatatatatatatatgtaggtatgtatatatatacatatatatatattgtgtatatatatacatatatataattatatatatatatatatatatatatatatatatatatatatatatatatatatgtatgtatatattcatatatatatattcatacatatacacacacgcacacaaacacacacacacacacacactcatatatatatatatatatatatatatatatatatatatatatatatatatatatatatatatatatataaatatatatatatatatatatatatatatatatatatatatatatatatatatatgcaagtatcatattactatattaataataatagacatatccatatatatacacacacacatatatatatatatatatatatatatatatatatatatatatatatatatatatataaatgtgtatatatatatatatatatatatatatatatatatttatagatatatatttatatatatatatgtatgtgtatatatatatatatgtatatatatatatatacatatatatatatatatatatatacatatatatatacatatatatatatatatatatatatatatatatatatatatatatatatatacatgtatatatatgtatatatatatatatatatatatatatatatatatatatatatatatatatttgtatgtatatatatatatgtatataaatatatatattcatatatatattaatatatatatatattcatacatatatatatatatatatatatatatatatatacatgtatatatatatatatatatatatatatatatatatatgcaagtattatatcattatattcatatgaatagatatatggatatatatatatatatacatatatatatatatacattatatatatatatatatatgtatatatatatatatatgtatatatatatatatatgtatgtatgcatgtatgtatgtatgtatatatatatatatatatatatatatatatatatatacatatatatatatatatatacatatatatacatatatatatgtatgtatgtatatatatatatatatatatatatatatatatatatatatgtatatttatatatatatatatatatatatatatatatatatatatatatatatatgtaggtatgtatatatatacatatatatatatatatatatatattgtgtatatatatacatatatatatttatatatatatatatatatatatatatatatatatataggtatgtatataggtatgtatatatatatacatatatatatatatattgtgtatatatacatatgtataattatatatatatatatatatatatatatatatatatatatgtatatattcatatatatatattcatacatatacacacacacacacaaacacacacacacacacacacactcatatatatataatatatatatatatatatatatatatatatatatataaataaataaataaatatatatatatatatatatatatatatatatatatatatatatatatatgcaagtatcatattactatattaataataatagacatatccatatatatacatatatatatatatatatatatttttatatccatatatatatatatttatatatatatacatatatatatatatataaatctatatatatatatatatatatatatatatatatatatatatatatatatgatatatgtacatttatataaatatatgtattttatatatatatacatatatatatatatttatatatatatataaacacatatatatatacatatatatatacatatatatatatatatatatatatttatatatatatatatatatatatatatatatatatatatatatatatatatatatatatatatatatatatatatatatatatatatatatatatatatatatatatatatatatatatagtatgaagaggtagataaatacggccgtgaagaatctcatctttattgatttagcagacgtttcgaaggattacatgccttcattatcaatgctgtaattaaccagatagaagggtcattagactatgtaaaaatatgaaggcgttctggttttacaaaaacgtaacagaataaacaatattaacggaaaaatatatacaaaaaatatatgaacacaatagaaaaatatataaaacatattaagagacgtaaaatcaatgttaaactaaccaaaaaaaggaggtgtttatggagatgagcagtctagtgggtaaacaagggggtcgctgtggttaagttgtttagctctggttgcatcttttgtatcaggagggattctgaggtgatgaggtctaggcgggaggaatgagatgacaaaatactaaaatctgtggtagaaaaagggtgtgagtgtaactgggaatgctctcttattgccgagaaggatggtttgctcagcgggaggccagtcctgaaagacttgcctttatgttcggagatgcggtgacatagccatcgtgaggtggatcccacgtacctagcttgacagctaggacaggtaaataagtataccacattagaacataagtcagagctgtgatttaatggatgttttaagaacttagctattgtgttgttattactaaagacaaaggtaaatttaatctgggggtaattaatttgcaagagcgtttttaaccgttttctgatttcaaagcttagatcacccatgtagggtagtttaacatatctatggtctcttttaaccgtggagacaatttgttgattggtgaatttcttacacagaaaggttttagtaattttatcacacaactgtaatgggtacccattagtaataaaaaagttt containing:
- the LOC138860100 gene encoding uncharacterized protein; translated protein: MGSPLGPSYANAFLCHHEKSWLDNCPPEFKPLHYRRYIDDTFLLFKHPSHINLFLDYLNAKHPSIKFTCELQMDNQLPFLDTMITNNNGIFQTSIYRKPTFTGLGLHFLSYIPYIYKINSVKTLITRAYNLCSTWNAFHNELLFLKNFFITNGYPLQLCDKITKTFLCKKFTNQQIVSTVKRDHRYVKLPYMGDLSFEIRKRLKTLLQINYPQIKFTFVFSNNNTIAKFLKHPLNHSSDLCSNVVYLFTCPSCQARYVGSTSRWLCHRISEHKGKSFRTGLPLSKPSFSAIREHSQLHSHPFSTTDFSILSSHSSRLDLITSESLLIQKMQPELNNLTTATPLFTH